The following coding sequences lie in one Fusarium poae strain DAOMC 252244 chromosome 1, whole genome shotgun sequence genomic window:
- the VRG4_1 gene encoding GDP-mannose transporter into the lumen of the Golgi (TransMembrane:10 (i55-72o78-99i119-138o144-164i171-195o215-236i248-265o285-307i314-334o340-358i)), whose product MTDKKNEDYVVRMGDDNYDKNEKPSFQARSPPPMAYGSSQIHGLEQLEKSPPLSIAAYCLSSISMTVVNKYVVSGSFWNLNFFYLTVQAIVCIGTITLCKQLGLIKVLAPFDADRARKWFPISLLLVGMIYTSTKSLQFLSVPVYTIFKNLTIIVIAYGEVLWFGGGVTPLALLSFGLMVLSSIVAAWADIQSAINGDFGTGDSAAAVSTLNAGYAWMGMNVFCSAAYVLGMRKVIKKMNFKDWDTMYYNNLLTIPVLVICSLLTEDWSAYNFSRNFPDDTRNKIIIGMIYSGLAAIFISYCSAWCIRVTSSTTYSMVGALNKLPIAISGLIFFSAPVTFGSVSAIFIGFISGLVYAWSRVRQSMSSGPSLPTVAPPMSASAKSNRDANS is encoded by the exons ATGACCGATAAGAAGAACGAGGACTACGTCGTCCGTATGGGCGACGATAATTACGACAAGAATGAGAAGCCTAGCTTCCAAGCTCGGTCACCGCCTCCCATGGCGTATGGCTCAAGTCAGATCCATGGTCTCGAACAACTGGAGAAGAGCCCTCCTCTGTCTATCGCGGCGTACTGCCTGTCCTCGATCAGTATGACCGTTGTGAACAAGTATGTTGTTTCGGGCAGCTTCTGGAACCTCAACTTTTTCTACTTGACTGTTCAG GCTATTGTTTGTATTGGCACGATTACTTTGTGCAAGCAGTTGGGTCTGATCAAGGTTCTCGCTCCTTTTGATGCTGATCGAGCAAGGAAAT ggttccctatctctcttctcctcgtcgGCATGATTTACACTAGCACCAAGTCGCTCCAGTTCCTCTCGGTACCCGTTTACACGATCTTCAAGAACCTGACAATTATCGTGATCGCATATGGAGAGGTGCTTTGGTTTGGTGGTGGCGTTACCCCTCTGGCCCTACTTTCGTTTGGTCTTATGGTCCTGAGCTCAATCGTCGCCGCTTGGGCTGACATTCAGAGTGCCATTAACGGCGATTTTGGTACTGGTGACTCCGCTGCCGCTGTGTCTACACTTAACGCTGGTTACGCCTGGATGGGTATGAATGTGTTCTGCAGTGCGGCCTACGTGCTCGGTATGCGCAAGGTTATTAAGAAGATGAACTTTAAGGACTGGGACA CCATGTACTACAACAATCTTCTCACGATCCCTGTTCTTGTCATCTGCTCTCTCCTGACAGAGGATTGGTCCGCCTACAATTTCTCCCGTAACTTTCCTGACGATACTCGCAACAAGATCATTATCGGTATGATCTACTCTGGCCTCGCTGCCATTTTCATCTCTTACTGCTCCGCCTGGTGCATTCGCGTCACCTCATCGACGACATATTCTATGGTTGGCGCCTTGAATAAGCTTCCTATCGCAATTAGCGGtctgatcttcttctcggctcCAGTCACTTTCGGTAGCGTGTCTGCCATTTTCATCGGTTTCATCAGTGGTCTTGTTTATGCCTGGTCCCGTGTGCGACAGTCGATGTCGTCCGGACCTTCTTTGCCTACCGTTGCACCTCCAATGAGTGCCAGCGCCAAGAGTAACCGCGATGCCAACTCTTAG
- the ADI1 gene encoding 1,2-dihydroxy-3-keto-5-methylthiopentene dioxygenase yields MRAYFYDGLPGDQRLPHNSGKPVSVDDLMNIGVYYYHLPELDQVDNLAKEREYKNRDEITVSPQAMGDIYETKVKSFFAEHLHEDEEIRYILGGRGYFDVRSKDDDWVRVLLEKNDLLILPPGIYHRFTTDESNFVHAMRLFKEDPKWTPLNRGPEVDKNEHRQEYVKQFIGESTE; encoded by the exons GGTGACCAGCGCCTCCCCCACAACTCCGGAAAGCCCGTCAGCGTCGATGATCTTATGAACATTGGCGTTTACTATTACCATCTTCCTGAGCTCGACCAGGTCGACAACCTTGCGAAGGAGCGCGAATACAAGAACCGTGACGAGATCACCGTCTCTCCTCAGGCTATGGGCGACATCTACGAGACAAAGGTCAAGTCTTTCTTCGCTGAGCACCTACATGAGGACGAGGAAATCCGCTACATTCTCGGTGGGCGTGGATACTTTGATGTTCGAAGCAAGGACGACGACTGGGTGCGCGTTTTGCTCGAGAAGAATGACTTGCTCATTCTCCCTCCTGGCATTTACCACCGCTTCACCACAGACGAGAGCAAC TTTGTCCATGCCATGAGACTGTTCAAGGAGGACCCCAAGTGGACGCCACTGAACCGCGGCCCCGAAGTCGACAAGAACGAGCACCGACAAGAGTACGTGAAGCAGTTCATTGGCGAGTCTACCGAGTAA